The Roseimicrobium gellanilyticum genome contains a region encoding:
- a CDS encoding 4'-phosphopantetheinyl transferase family protein, translating to MSESGDRIHLYLCRPHWVTDADHLARCHDLLDDEEKTRHARFRFERDARLFLISHALVRTALSDFTSAEVPPVAWVFRSNAYGRPEVVPENGIHDLRFSLSHTHGLAVCAITSSADIGVDTEAESRKLDTAILAPRIMSPAELARFQSTSSAMQRKQFLSLWTLKEAFTKARGLGLNLPVEKLNFFVNGSSIHFGCPAEVEDKPRDWEFHLMQAQPEHHVALVTRKSGGTPASVTPRWFVPLAGDRNAEPPLQMIARA from the coding sequence ATGAGCGAGAGCGGCGATCGCATTCACCTGTACCTGTGCCGTCCCCATTGGGTCACCGATGCCGATCATCTGGCGCGCTGTCATGACCTGCTGGATGACGAAGAGAAAACCCGCCACGCGCGCTTCAGGTTCGAGCGGGACGCCCGGCTGTTTCTGATCTCACACGCCCTGGTGCGGACAGCTCTGTCTGATTTCACATCTGCAGAGGTCCCTCCCGTAGCATGGGTCTTCAGATCCAATGCCTATGGACGTCCCGAAGTGGTGCCGGAAAATGGCATCCACGATCTGCGCTTCAGCCTTTCCCACACACACGGGCTCGCGGTCTGCGCCATCACGTCATCCGCAGACATTGGGGTCGATACGGAGGCAGAAAGTCGAAAGCTCGACACGGCCATCCTGGCGCCACGCATCATGTCCCCAGCGGAGCTGGCACGCTTTCAATCGACATCATCGGCAATGCAACGGAAGCAATTCCTCTCGCTCTGGACGCTGAAGGAGGCATTCACCAAAGCACGTGGACTGGGGCTCAACTTGCCCGTGGAAAAGCTGAATTTCTTCGTCAATGGCTCCTCGATTCACTTCGGATGCCCTGCGGAGGTGGAAGACAAGCCACGCGATTGGGAATTTCATCTCATGCAAGCGCAGCCAGAGCATCATGTGGCGCTGGTCACACGCAAAAGTGGCGGCACACCAGCCTCTGTCACGCCACGATGGTTCGTGCCACTCGCAGGCGATCGCAATGCGGAACCACCTCTGCAGATGATAGCAAGGGCCTAG
- a CDS encoding amino acid ABC transporter ATP-binding protein — protein MKLEARSLVKRYGVHSALDGASFTVPADTRCLVMIGASGSGKSTLLRVLGSLLTPDSGQVLVQDRALEWTEQATLRQRRTNGFVFQGYNLFPHLTALENVALPLREVHDKSPDAARATALEVLKRFGLATHVDKRPAELSGGQQQRVALARAIAPGPKLLLLDEPTSALDPVMTQDVLDLIRELAEGGQRIVLSTHEISFAKQVADWVLFLEQGKVVESAPAGGFFASPAHATAKEFLEALTRYR, from the coding sequence ATGAAACTCGAAGCCCGCTCCCTCGTGAAACGCTACGGCGTGCACTCGGCGCTGGATGGCGCGAGCTTCACGGTGCCGGCCGACACACGATGTCTGGTGATGATCGGCGCCTCCGGCAGTGGAAAGAGCACCCTGCTGCGCGTGCTGGGCTCACTGTTGACTCCAGACTCTGGACAGGTGCTGGTGCAGGATCGCGCACTGGAATGGACGGAGCAAGCCACACTTCGCCAGCGTCGCACGAACGGATTCGTATTCCAGGGGTACAACCTTTTCCCGCACCTCACCGCGCTGGAAAATGTCGCGCTCCCATTGCGTGAAGTGCATGACAAGTCACCCGATGCCGCCCGTGCGACCGCCCTCGAAGTGCTGAAACGCTTCGGGCTCGCCACGCACGTGGACAAGCGTCCTGCCGAACTCAGCGGCGGCCAGCAGCAGCGCGTGGCCCTGGCACGCGCCATCGCCCCCGGCCCGAAACTTCTGCTGCTGGATGAGCCCACTTCCGCGCTCGATCCGGTGATGACGCAGGACGTGTTGGATCTCATCCGCGAACTCGCCGAGGGTGGACAGCGCATTGTGCTCTCGACCCACGAGATTTCCTTCGCGAAACAGGTGGCGGACTGGGTGCTGTTCCTGGAGCAGGGAAAGGTCGTGGAATCCGCGCCTGCCGGCGGCTTCTTCGCCTCGCCCGCCCATGCCACAGCGAAGGAGTTCCTGGAGGCGCTCACGCGCTACCGGTAA
- a CDS encoding amino acid ABC transporter permease, whose translation MNPATANRPLLREVAWALMLSAACILVVYGVFAIIQYRWQWDAIWLRRVLILKGWGTTVLISIIGMVASILIGMALMLGQRSPFIPVRQFSRAVVELIRGMPLLVLLLLGYYGVANAFRIHQALPVAVVLLALFQGAYLAEIFRGAWESIGASQIEAARAVGFDRYQTWRFVIFPQALRRALPGTAGQLVSLVKDSSLLSVIGVQELTQAVRSANAQAYTALEGYVPLALLYLVLTLPISWWARRLEERYKYET comes from the coding sequence ATGAATCCAGCCACCGCCAATCGCCCGCTCCTGCGCGAGGTGGCGTGGGCGCTGATGCTGAGCGCGGCCTGCATCTTGGTGGTGTATGGTGTATTTGCCATCATCCAGTACCGCTGGCAGTGGGATGCCATCTGGCTGAGGCGTGTCCTCATCTTGAAGGGTTGGGGCACGACCGTGCTCATCTCGATCATTGGGATGGTGGCCAGCATTCTCATTGGCATGGCATTGATGCTGGGACAGCGCAGTCCGTTCATCCCCGTGAGGCAATTCTCCCGTGCTGTGGTGGAACTGATACGCGGCATGCCTCTTCTGGTGCTCCTGCTGCTGGGCTACTACGGTGTGGCCAACGCCTTCCGCATTCATCAGGCGCTTCCCGTGGCCGTGGTGCTGCTGGCCCTGTTTCAGGGCGCGTACCTCGCGGAGATCTTCCGTGGGGCCTGGGAATCCATCGGCGCCTCCCAGATCGAGGCAGCGCGTGCTGTGGGATTTGATCGTTACCAGACCTGGCGCTTCGTCATCTTCCCGCAGGCACTGCGCCGTGCGCTGCCGGGCACCGCGGGTCAGCTCGTGTCACTGGTGAAGGATTCATCCCTGCTTTCTGTCATCGGCGTGCAGGAACTCACGCAGGCGGTCCGCTCCGCCAATGCCCAGGCCTACACCGCACTGGAAGGTTATGTGCCGCTCGCCCTCCTCTATCTTGTCCTCACACTGCCCATTTCCTGGTGGGCACGGAGATTGGAGGAACGGTACAAGTATGAGACTTGA
- a CDS encoding N-acetylmuramoyl-L-alanine amidase family protein translates to MSPVTAIRYAVSYAASAGALLCLTQVPGIWAKQAASLAYQPSDVTLVMQEFTVVLDAGHGGIDGGTQGEGILEKNLSLAITRRVEKHLAAAGIRTLMTRRDDTYVALEKRADFSNRHQPDAFVSIHLNADATTGNTSGLETYYCSRKRLGDMMRLRERLDLPKDEAIRDRRSEWLADILHKGIQATTGAENRGTRDSNYLVVMNTECPAVLIECGYLTNTAEARRLEDEAYQEKIAAAITDGLRRFLLASRMNPRRGIERNALAVAMPGPALEDGNP, encoded by the coding sequence ATGAGCCCCGTCACGGCCATCCGCTATGCAGTCTCCTATGCCGCCAGTGCAGGCGCGCTGCTGTGCCTGACCCAAGTGCCGGGCATCTGGGCAAAGCAAGCCGCCTCACTTGCCTACCAGCCTTCCGATGTGACGCTGGTGATGCAGGAATTCACCGTAGTGTTGGACGCAGGCCACGGCGGAATCGATGGAGGCACCCAGGGGGAAGGCATCCTGGAGAAGAACCTCTCCCTCGCCATCACCCGCCGCGTGGAAAAGCATCTCGCCGCCGCGGGCATACGCACGCTGATGACCCGCCGGGATGACACCTACGTGGCGCTGGAGAAGCGGGCGGATTTTTCGAACCGCCACCAGCCGGATGCCTTTGTGAGCATCCACTTGAACGCGGACGCCACCACCGGAAACACTTCGGGACTGGAGACCTACTACTGCTCCCGCAAGCGTCTGGGCGACATGATGCGCCTGCGTGAACGGCTGGACCTGCCCAAGGATGAAGCCATTCGCGACCGGCGTAGCGAATGGCTGGCGGACATCTTGCACAAGGGAATCCAAGCGACCACCGGTGCGGAAAACCGCGGCACGCGTGACAGCAACTACCTCGTGGTCATGAATACCGAGTGCCCTGCGGTGCTCATTGAGTGCGGTTACCTCACGAACACCGCCGAAGCCCGCCGCCTGGAGGATGAGGCGTATCAGGAAAAGATAGCCGCCGCGATCACCGACGGCCTGCGCAGATTCCTGCTGGCCTCGCGCATGAATCCACGGCGCGGCATCGAGCGCAACGCCCTGGCCGTTGCCATGCCCGGACCCGCGCTGGAGGATGGCAATCCCTGA
- a CDS encoding muramidase family protein, with protein sequence MRTLFEKSGGGIALMRVLLGGLLLAACSATPLFAAAATPTSKGKPQKPSPAYVEHKVTRGETLWRVAQKHKTSVGAIMDYNRMSDQTVREGMTLRIPTPQPQDAKAAPRQNIHMVKSGETFWSIAEDFGISPRSLAQANPNVNPNKIHEDMELVIPAEERPEVPAASAGSGASSTPAAPTQPGMLAHKVEDNQTYYSIAKQYGVTMEAMVAANPQVKPERLRPGMTVQVPMKTTRPSPPQESPKPAAPSGATVAGGTGRTYKIRPGDTMEAIAKKHGVSQEALLKENKLSASDPFYVDDVLKIPAGGQNTTPRSTSGSKSVVQPGEKPGSTPTPPRQQPSQQQESEPPSGSRANKGSVPGYIVSAGEDIGTICDAFGITRQQLLEYNRLPSNARLKTGDHIMIPKMGE encoded by the coding sequence ATGCGCACGCTTTTCGAGAAGAGCGGGGGCGGCATTGCCCTCATGAGAGTCCTGCTGGGTGGTTTGTTGCTTGCGGCGTGCAGCGCCACGCCCTTGTTCGCTGCGGCTGCGACTCCCACCTCGAAGGGGAAACCCCAGAAGCCGTCGCCTGCCTACGTCGAGCACAAGGTCACCCGTGGCGAGACGCTCTGGCGAGTCGCGCAGAAGCACAAGACCAGCGTGGGTGCCATCATGGACTACAACCGCATGTCTGACCAGACGGTGCGCGAGGGCATGACGCTGCGCATTCCCACGCCCCAGCCCCAGGATGCCAAAGCGGCACCCCGCCAGAATATCCACATGGTGAAGAGCGGCGAAACGTTCTGGAGCATCGCGGAAGACTTTGGCATTTCTCCCAGGTCACTTGCCCAGGCGAATCCCAACGTGAATCCCAACAAGATTCACGAAGACATGGAGCTGGTGATTCCTGCCGAAGAGCGTCCTGAAGTACCTGCTGCCAGTGCAGGCAGCGGTGCTTCCAGCACTCCTGCCGCACCCACGCAACCGGGCATGCTGGCGCACAAGGTAGAAGACAACCAGACCTACTACTCCATCGCCAAGCAGTATGGCGTGACCATGGAGGCGATGGTGGCGGCCAATCCCCAGGTGAAGCCCGAGCGCTTGCGCCCCGGCATGACGGTGCAGGTGCCCATGAAGACCACGCGCCCATCTCCTCCGCAGGAAAGTCCCAAGCCGGCAGCGCCCAGTGGCGCCACCGTGGCTGGTGGCACCGGGCGCACGTACAAAATTCGACCTGGGGATACGATGGAAGCCATCGCGAAGAAGCACGGGGTGTCTCAGGAGGCCCTGCTCAAGGAGAACAAACTCTCCGCGAGTGATCCATTCTACGTCGACGATGTCCTGAAGATCCCCGCGGGTGGCCAGAACACAACTCCGCGCTCAACCTCCGGGAGCAAGTCCGTGGTGCAGCCTGGTGAAAAACCCGGCAGCACTCCCACGCCTCCGCGCCAGCAGCCATCACAGCAACAGGAGTCTGAGCCTCCCTCAGGCAGCAGGGCAAACAAGGGCTCCGTTCCCGGCTACATTGTCAGTGCCGGAGAGGACATTGGCACCATCTGCGATGCGTTCGGCATCACGCGGCAGCAGCTTTTGGAATACAATCGACTGCCGTCGAATGCTCGCCTGAAGACGGGGGATCACATCATGATTCCGAAGATGGGAGAGTGA
- a CDS encoding transglutaminase-like domain-containing protein → MRLLILVLLLALLGLGWRANLAGSVGTWWQQRGADARKTAELEQDLVTRLQQTRQQMRVGDIQPDARLQQWLGQRMEHETQDMNALIHDAQNVFPEYQQMAALQTWRATEKELATNLQTWPEIGGESYSHLALTVRPSWGGLGWHGCLVVGQRLPAFTPEALNASRQSLFYSECTLCGRKQACQIPRHTRSLSLECGGCRRMYAMVASGSNGQYRYVNEFLEGYEPPAMYPENQPRLAELMTIWRAVSAGCQYTQDTGTDDNDAWQTARETQALGRGDCEDSAILLADWLLARGFEARVALGRYAERGGHAWVIVRLEGEEYLLESTEGTTGARKAPLLSEVGSRYVPEILFDRDAFYTRIQPLALWNGDFWTDKTWLRVVPGAARQ, encoded by the coding sequence ATGCGGCTCCTGATCCTCGTCCTTCTTCTCGCCTTGCTGGGACTGGGGTGGCGCGCAAATCTGGCGGGCAGCGTAGGCACCTGGTGGCAGCAGCGGGGCGCAGACGCCCGGAAAACTGCGGAGCTGGAGCAGGACCTCGTCACACGCCTTCAGCAGACACGGCAGCAGATGCGGGTGGGCGACATTCAGCCTGACGCCAGGCTCCAACAATGGCTCGGGCAGCGGATGGAACATGAAACCCAGGACATGAATGCGCTCATCCACGACGCGCAGAATGTTTTCCCCGAGTATCAGCAAATGGCCGCACTTCAGACCTGGCGCGCCACCGAGAAGGAACTCGCCACGAATCTGCAGACGTGGCCCGAGATCGGCGGGGAGAGCTACAGCCACCTCGCACTGACAGTCCGCCCCTCGTGGGGAGGCTTGGGATGGCACGGCTGCCTGGTGGTCGGCCAGCGGCTTCCAGCTTTCACCCCGGAAGCACTGAATGCTTCCAGGCAGTCCCTCTTCTACAGCGAGTGCACCCTCTGCGGCAGGAAGCAAGCCTGCCAAATCCCCCGCCACACCCGCAGTCTCTCCCTGGAGTGTGGTGGATGCCGGCGGATGTACGCGATGGTGGCCTCCGGCTCAAACGGGCAATACCGCTACGTGAATGAGTTCCTCGAAGGCTACGAACCTCCCGCGATGTACCCGGAAAATCAGCCGCGCCTGGCGGAACTCATGACCATCTGGCGTGCGGTCTCGGCAGGCTGTCAGTACACCCAGGACACAGGCACGGACGACAACGATGCCTGGCAAACCGCCCGCGAAACCCAGGCGCTGGGCCGCGGTGACTGTGAGGACTCCGCCATCCTGCTGGCGGATTGGCTGCTGGCCCGTGGCTTCGAGGCTCGTGTGGCATTGGGGCGCTACGCCGAGCGCGGCGGCCACGCCTGGGTGATCGTGCGACTGGAAGGCGAGGAGTATCTCCTGGAATCCACCGAAGGCACCACCGGCGCTAGAAAGGCCCCCCTGCTCTCCGAAGTCGGTTCCCGGTACGTGCCAGAGATCCTCTTTGACCGGGACGCCTTCTACACGCGAATCCAGCCACTGGCTTTGTGGAATGGCGACTTCTGGACCGACAAGACCTGGCTACGCGTGGTACCGGGAGCAGCGCGGCAGTGA
- a CDS encoding DUF4139 domain-containing protein → MNPLSRSLRYAALLHFSAVSIFADTSLTIYNQNFGVVRDTVPLDLQQGENRLRFTDTTAHAEPDSVILRDPSGKTKLTILEQNYRADPISEARLLSLHEGKEIEFFVREQNKPDRIVKGKIIRSGYVPHNAQAMQRYGQIYYQNQMAMAYGGGGANQPIIEVDGQLQFSLPGLPRFPALADDTILKPTLDWRLHSDQAGKLDAELSYVTGGMSWDASYNVISPEKSDELDLTGWVTMDNQSGKEFRDAKIQLVAGDVAKIVDPRMDGNMHVANKSMLGAMKANAPMPPQVTEKSFDEYHLYTLPLATTLHDRETKQVEFVRASEVKSKRIYVYDGLYIDPNQWRGQSLTYLRTREDFGNESNTKVWVMREFKNSEQNKLGMALPRGRVRFYRRDDDNGRLQFVGEDLIDHTPKDEFIRVNTGNAFDLVGERRRTDFKVDSSNHWLDETFEIKVRNHKKEPVEIRVVEHLFRWVNWEIRQPSIPFTKKDAQTIEYRVPLKPDEEKTLTYTVHYTW, encoded by the coding sequence ATGAACCCGCTCTCACGCTCCCTCCGGTACGCGGCGCTGCTCCATTTCTCCGCCGTCTCCATCTTCGCCGACACCTCGCTCACCATCTACAACCAGAACTTCGGTGTCGTGCGCGACACCGTTCCGCTCGACCTTCAGCAAGGCGAGAATCGTCTGCGCTTCACGGACACCACCGCGCACGCAGAACCTGACTCCGTGATTCTGCGTGACCCCAGTGGAAAGACCAAGCTTACCATCCTGGAGCAAAATTACCGCGCCGACCCCATCAGCGAAGCCCGGTTGCTGTCCCTCCATGAGGGCAAGGAAATCGAGTTCTTCGTGCGTGAGCAGAACAAGCCGGATCGCATCGTGAAGGGGAAGATCATCCGCAGTGGCTACGTGCCGCACAATGCGCAGGCCATGCAACGCTACGGGCAGATCTACTATCAAAACCAGATGGCCATGGCCTATGGCGGTGGCGGCGCCAACCAGCCCATCATCGAAGTGGACGGCCAGCTTCAGTTCAGCCTGCCCGGACTGCCCCGCTTCCCTGCCCTGGCCGATGATACCATTTTGAAACCCACACTCGACTGGCGCTTGCATTCAGACCAGGCAGGCAAACTCGATGCCGAACTCTCCTACGTGACTGGCGGCATGAGCTGGGATGCGAGCTACAACGTGATCTCCCCGGAAAAAAGCGATGAACTGGATCTCACCGGCTGGGTCACCATGGACAATCAGAGCGGCAAGGAGTTTCGCGACGCAAAGATCCAGCTAGTCGCAGGAGACGTGGCGAAGATCGTCGACCCCAGGATGGATGGAAATATGCATGTTGCGAACAAATCCATGCTGGGTGCCATGAAGGCCAACGCACCCATGCCTCCTCAGGTCACGGAAAAGTCCTTCGACGAATATCACCTCTATACACTCCCCCTCGCCACCACGCTCCATGATCGCGAAACGAAGCAGGTGGAGTTCGTCCGCGCCTCCGAGGTGAAGTCCAAGCGCATCTATGTGTACGACGGCCTGTACATCGATCCCAACCAATGGCGCGGCCAGAGCCTGACCTACCTGCGCACGCGAGAGGACTTCGGCAACGAGAGCAACACCAAGGTCTGGGTGATGCGCGAGTTCAAGAACTCCGAGCAAAACAAGCTGGGCATGGCCCTCCCCCGTGGCAGGGTGCGCTTCTACCGTCGCGACGATGACAATGGTCGTCTCCAGTTTGTCGGTGAAGACCTCATCGACCACACACCCAAGGATGAATTCATCCGCGTGAACACAGGCAATGCCTTCGACCTCGTGGGAGAGCGCCGCCGCACCGACTTCAAGGTCGACAGTTCGAACCACTGGCTGGACGAAACCTTTGAGATCAAGGTGCGTAACCACAAGAAGGAGCCTGTGGAGATCCGCGTAGTGGAGCACCTCTTCCGCTGGGTGAATTGGGAAATCCGCCAGCCCTCGATTCCCTTCACCAAGAAGGACGCCCAGACCATCGAGTACCGCGTCCCCTTGAAGCCGGACGAGGAAAAGACCCTCACCTACACGGTGCACTACACTTGGTAG
- a CDS encoding GNAT family N-acetyltransferase, whose protein sequence is MNITFRLATPDDGSLLAGMNHQLIQDEGHRNSMTLLELEERMKGWLSGEYRAVIFEEGNELVAYVLFREQSESIYLRQLFVARDQRRRGIGRHAVEILRSQVWSETKRLTVEVLVANAPAVAFWRSVGYTDYSLTLEILPGKSSP, encoded by the coding sequence ATGAACATCACCTTTCGTCTCGCCACCCCTGATGATGGTTCGTTGCTTGCCGGGATGAACCACCAACTCATCCAGGACGAAGGGCACCGGAATTCGATGACCCTGCTCGAGCTCGAAGAGAGAATGAAAGGCTGGCTTTCGGGGGAGTATCGGGCAGTAATTTTTGAAGAGGGAAATGAGCTGGTGGCCTACGTACTTTTCCGTGAGCAATCGGAGAGCATCTATCTGAGGCAGCTCTTCGTCGCTCGCGACCAGCGCCGGCGGGGCATTGGGCGACATGCCGTGGAGATATTGCGTTCGCAGGTGTGGTCGGAAACCAAGCGGCTCACCGTTGAAGTGCTCGTGGCGAATGCACCAGCAGTCGCCTTTTGGAGGTCGGTCGGCTACACGGACTACAGTCTCACGCTCGAGATCCTGCCGGGTAAATCCAGCCCATGA
- a CDS encoding metallophosphoesterase, which translates to MSGIASVASTTSFATVKVASEVWLDSRLALWHESQRWLAVSDLHFGYELNRNRHGGLYPLWGMDTVEHRMRELITHYQPARVILVGDVMDGSGSVDETLTLVERLSQMCELICIMGNHDAPVLRRKSGFVESHMEEGFYFHHGHRMAEMYGWLAPEERHCIHITGHLHPAHIFSDGAGLRLKMPAFMQARFDFPGDGAETSPECWVLPAFSPWASGARIPKTNDGTQLYAVHRTRIMRVTDAPVRSD; encoded by the coding sequence GTGAGCGGGATCGCATCTGTAGCCAGTACTACCTCATTTGCCACTGTAAAGGTGGCTTCGGAGGTCTGGCTCGACAGTCGGCTCGCCCTCTGGCACGAGTCCCAGCGGTGGCTGGCCGTCTCCGACCTGCATTTTGGCTACGAGCTGAACCGCAACCGTCACGGCGGCCTCTACCCCCTCTGGGGCATGGATACCGTGGAGCACCGCATGCGCGAGCTCATCACCCACTACCAGCCCGCCCGGGTCATTTTAGTAGGGGACGTCATGGACGGCAGCGGCTCTGTGGACGAGACGCTCACCCTTGTGGAGCGCCTCTCCCAGATGTGCGAACTCATCTGCATCATGGGCAACCATGACGCCCCCGTCCTGCGCCGGAAGTCCGGCTTCGTGGAGAGCCACATGGAGGAGGGGTTCTACTTCCACCACGGCCACCGTATGGCCGAGATGTACGGCTGGCTGGCCCCGGAAGAGCGGCACTGCATCCACATCACGGGACATCTGCATCCCGCCCATATTTTCTCAGACGGCGCCGGCCTGCGCCTGAAGATGCCCGCCTTCATGCAGGCACGCTTTGATTTCCCCGGTGATGGGGCTGAGACCTCACCGGAATGCTGGGTACTCCCCGCCTTCTCTCCCTGGGCCAGCGGTGCGCGCATTCCCAAGACGAATGACGGCACACAGCTCTACGCGGTGCATCGCACGCGCATCATGCGGGTGACGGACGCGCCGGTACGCAGCGACTAG
- the lysS gene encoding lysine--tRNA ligase, which produces MQGQEQSESELLQNRREKLEALRAKGIDPFGARFETTHQPGALRKEFVPDLPVQIAGRITARRTMGKAVFFDLSDFTGRIQCYINKKEVGDDVFVLITELLDIGDWLGVTGKTFVTKTGEPSVQVETMSVQGKSLRPLPDKYHGVQDREIKYRQRYLDLISNPRSRDTFVTRSLIIAEMRRWMQDRGFLEVETPMMQDVPGGAAAKPFETFFHALNQPMYLRIAPELFLKRLLVGGFTKIFEMNRNFRNEGLSRRHNPEFTMLEAYWAFSDFEQMADLVESLVCHLAEKFCGTLLIEHKDDEGNVTRTINLARPWKRTPFRDLIRGVAGDNWFDLTTDEKKARCAELGVEVSPHMEDYEVSQQVFEKLIEEKSFDPLFVTHVPKELVPLAKQNTSDDSVVDVYELVINGVEISPGYSELNDPIVQRDRLEHQAGEETQKLDEEFLLALEYGMPSAGGIGIGIDRLVMMLTGAESIRDVVLFPQLKRK; this is translated from the coding sequence ATGCAAGGACAAGAACAATCCGAAAGCGAACTGCTCCAAAACCGCCGCGAAAAGCTCGAAGCTCTTCGCGCCAAGGGCATTGATCCCTTTGGCGCCCGGTTTGAAACGACCCACCAGCCCGGAGCGCTTCGAAAAGAGTTCGTGCCGGACCTTCCCGTGCAGATTGCAGGCCGCATCACGGCCCGCCGTACCATGGGCAAGGCGGTGTTCTTTGACCTTTCCGACTTCACGGGACGCATCCAGTGCTACATCAACAAGAAGGAAGTGGGCGACGATGTCTTCGTGCTCATCACCGAGCTGCTCGACATTGGCGACTGGCTGGGCGTGACGGGCAAGACCTTCGTGACGAAGACGGGAGAGCCCAGTGTGCAGGTGGAAACCATGAGCGTGCAGGGCAAGTCACTGCGCCCGCTGCCGGACAAGTACCACGGTGTGCAAGATCGTGAGATCAAGTACCGCCAGCGCTACCTCGATCTCATTTCAAATCCCCGCAGCCGTGACACGTTTGTGACCCGCAGCCTCATCATTGCGGAAATGCGCCGCTGGATGCAGGATCGTGGTTTCCTGGAAGTGGAGACGCCCATGATGCAGGACGTGCCGGGCGGCGCGGCTGCGAAGCCGTTTGAGACCTTCTTCCATGCGCTGAACCAGCCCATGTATCTGCGTATTGCACCGGAACTCTTCCTGAAGCGCCTGCTCGTGGGCGGCTTTACAAAGATTTTCGAAATGAACCGGAACTTCCGCAATGAAGGTCTGAGCCGCCGGCACAACCCGGAGTTCACCATGCTGGAGGCCTACTGGGCATTCTCCGACTTCGAGCAGATGGCGGACCTCGTGGAGAGCCTCGTATGCCACCTTGCGGAGAAGTTCTGCGGCACGCTTCTCATCGAGCACAAGGATGATGAGGGCAATGTGACCCGCACCATCAATCTCGCCCGTCCGTGGAAGCGCACGCCTTTCCGCGATTTGATCCGCGGTGTGGCAGGTGACAACTGGTTCGACCTCACCACGGATGAGAAGAAGGCCCGCTGTGCCGAACTCGGTGTGGAAGTGAGCCCGCACATGGAGGACTACGAGGTCAGCCAGCAGGTGTTTGAAAAGCTGATTGAAGAGAAGAGCTTCGATCCGCTCTTCGTCACGCATGTGCCGAAGGAACTCGTGCCTCTCGCGAAGCAGAACACCTCCGACGACAGCGTGGTGGATGTGTATGAACTCGTGATCAACGGTGTGGAAATCTCACCCGGCTATAGCGAGCTGAATGATCCCATCGTGCAGCGCGATCGCTTGGAGCATCAGGCTGGTGAAGAAACACAGAAGCTGGATGAAGAGTTCCTCCTCGCCTTGGAATACGGCATGCCCTCCGCTGGCGGCATCGGGATTGGTATTGACCGTCTCGTGATGATGCTCACCGGAGCGGAGAGCATTCGTGACGTGGTGTTGTTCCCGCAATTGAAGAGGAAGTAA